Proteins from a genomic interval of Lolium perenne isolate Kyuss_39 chromosome 1, Kyuss_2.0, whole genome shotgun sequence:
- the LOC127348486 gene encoding uncharacterized protein: MGGCVGVAGEVDDPVEEVASEVPPGLTAQRCVAFQWEPDGKYLRYSRQGKEEGAVTDGLLQLDGEDVTSPHTRFFLEPSKEHDGQRLLHVRCCYDNKYLAAVQGPHSGGGAWIIGATDEAEEDLSKATCTLFKTTASDRRPGYVRFVHAHLGMYACMSEQTLRLSLQEGDGLDAASGHGDIIIHDLSRSLVLPRYLVFKGDNGMYLRPRIIGRQKYVQFSAAGAADQSLVNTVHGNQDGTFRVWSNHFGKFWRRSPNWIFCDSDAAAAAGDVDTLFRATRFGSSVALQNLGNNWYCKRLTTEGKNNCLNAGAPTITADARLRLEEAVVSREIYDVVFDLSGTRVYGKTSVVGMATASAHNDDTASSTTAELTLECRHTERRTWASSVTMSLGVTAKIHAGVPHVAAGGNMEVAEDELSGLYSWGSSMEKETRKDVAYQVTVPPKTKVTVTMVATRAYCDVPFSYKQRDTLFDGQQVTHDMNDGLYTGENCFDFEYVITSQEMI, translated from the coding sequence ATGGGTGGATGTGTAGGTGTTGCCGGAGAAGTGGATGATCCGGTAGAAGAGGTGGCGAGCGAGGTGCCTCCCGGATTAACGGCGCAGAGGTGCGTTGCTTTCCAATGGGAACCCGATGGCAAGTACCTGCGCTACTCGCGCCAGGGCAAGGAGGAGGGAGCTGTCACCGACGGGTTGCTCCAGCTAGACGGCGAGGACGTCACTAGCCCTCACACACGGTTCTTCCTGGAGCCTTCCAAGGAGCACGACGGCCAGCGGCTCCTGCACGTCAGATGCTGCTACGACAACAAGTACTTGGCGGCGGTGCAGGGACCCCATAGCGGCGGCGGCGCCTGGATCATCGGAGccaccgacgaggcggaggaggacctGTCCAAAGCGACGTGCACGCTGTTCAAGACGACAGCCAGCGACCGGCGTCCCGGCTACGTCAGGTTTGTCCACGCTCATCTGGGGATGTACGCGTGCATGTCCGAGCAGACCCTCCGTCTCTCCTTGCAGGAAGGAGACGGACTAGACGCGGCCAGTGGCCATGGCGACATCATCATCCATGATCTATCGCGGAGTCTGGTCTTACCTAGATACCTCGTTTTCAAGGGCGACAACGGCATGTACCTCCGCCCGCGGATCATCGGGCGCCAAAAGTACGTGCAGTTCTCAGCAGCAGGTGCCGCCGACCAATCATTGGTCAACACCGTCCACGGCAACCAGGACGGGACGTTCCGTGTGTGGTCGAATCACTTCGGCAAGTTCTGGCGGCGCAGCCCCAACTGGATCTTCTGCGACtcggacgccgccgccgccgccggggacGTAGACACGCTCTTCAGGGCAACAAGATTCGGCAGCTCCGTCGCGCTTCAGAACCTCGGCAACAACTGGTACTGCAAGAGGTTGACCACGGAAGGCAAGAACAACTGCCTCAACGCGGGCGCTCCGACTATCACGGCAGACGCAAGGCTACGGCTGGAAGAAGCCGTTGTCTCTCGCGAGATTTACGATGTCGTCTTCGACCTCTCAGGAACCAGAGTATACGGGAAGACCAGTGTCGTCGGCATGGCGACCGCCTCTGCTCACAACGACGACACCGCCTCCAGCACAACGGCTGAGCTCACGCTGGAGTGCAGACACACGGAGAGAAGGACCTGGGCTTCGAGTGTCACAATGAGCCTCGGCGTCACGGCCAAGATCCATGCTGGCGTTCCCCACGTCGCGGCCGGCGGGAACATGGAGGTTGCAGAAGATGAGCTGAGTGGGTTGTACAGCTGGGGATCATCCATGGAGAAAGAAACACGCAAGGATGTCGCCTACCAAGTCACCGTGCCCCCAAAGACGAAGGTAACCGTGACCATGGTAGCAACCAGAGCGTACTGCGACGTCCCCTTCTCCTACAAGCAAAGGGACACGTTGTTCGATGGACAGCAAGTTACTCATGACATGAACGATGGCCTCTACACTGGTGAAAATTGCTTCGATTTTGAATATGTAATAACCAGCCAGGAAATGATCTAA